One region of Glutamicibacter sp. B1 genomic DNA includes:
- a CDS encoding DeoR/GlpR family DNA-binding transcription regulator, translating to MSTSAKVRQGQILELANTSGLASVEELSERFGVTASTIRRDLSRLTVEGKIARTYGGAMPLTAPVIESTFRQRNMENSAVKSAIGRKARALVSEGQTILLDSGSTVAALAHELRDASELTVATTSLVVVEELAEAESVHVECLGGTLRHRSAAFVGPLAEYSLERMSFDSVFLGADAVTPEAICEADLVQTRLKEKMASRAQRIFVLADSSKLNQHPFHAWAMLPEGWTLITDAQADKTQLAPFKKANVEVIIAG from the coding sequence ATGTCAACCAGCGCAAAGGTACGCCAAGGGCAGATCCTTGAACTAGCCAATACCAGTGGTTTGGCCAGTGTTGAGGAACTCTCCGAGCGCTTCGGCGTGACCGCTTCAACGATCCGTCGTGATCTTTCTCGACTAACCGTCGAGGGCAAGATCGCTCGGACCTATGGTGGCGCCATGCCACTGACGGCTCCGGTCATCGAGTCCACCTTCCGGCAACGCAACATGGAGAATTCTGCTGTCAAAAGCGCCATTGGACGCAAGGCACGCGCCTTGGTGTCCGAAGGGCAAACCATCCTGCTTGATTCAGGTTCCACGGTCGCTGCACTGGCCCACGAACTTCGTGATGCCAGCGAGCTCACCGTAGCCACCACCTCCCTTGTGGTGGTGGAGGAATTAGCCGAGGCGGAATCGGTTCATGTTGAATGCCTCGGTGGAACCCTGCGACATCGCAGTGCAGCTTTTGTGGGACCCTTGGCCGAATATTCTCTGGAGCGAATGAGCTTTGATTCCGTGTTCCTCGGAGCTGACGCGGTGACCCCTGAGGCCATCTGCGAAGCAGACTTGGTTCAGACGCGTCTCAAAGAAAAAATGGCTTCCCGAGCACAGCGCATTTTTGTGTTGGCCGACAGCTCCAAACTCAATCAGCACCCGTTCCACGCTTGGGCCATGTTGCCCGAAGGCTGGACTCTGATCACCGACGCGCAGGCTGATAAAACTCAACTCGCCCCCTTCAAAAAAGCCAACGTTGAGGTGATCATCGCGGGCTAG
- a CDS encoding FecCD family ABC transporter permease gives MSVKTKLRAPSTVLVLLALCLLVSVFAISGGEYQMTPWQVLKVLFGQGEGIENMVIWQWRMPRAVAALLFGAALALSGAVFQSLTRNPLGSPDIIGFSTGAYTGALITLTVLGGGFVATSLGALTGGLLTALLVYLLAWRNGTAGFRLILVGIGISSVLASFNHFLVLRAELDVAMAAAVWGAGTLNGLTWQSVTPVGILVVLVSALLLANSSQLRMLQLGDDLCRALGMRVERTKLLLVVLAVFLVAAVTSLAGPIAFVALVAPQIARRLAGSAGLQLVPTALVGALLLASSDLLAQRLFAPVQLPVGVVTVCFGGLYLIYLLNRRTTKV, from the coding sequence GTGAGTGTAAAAACTAAACTGCGTGCACCGAGCACCGTACTGGTCTTGCTGGCGTTGTGCCTGTTGGTTTCGGTGTTTGCGATCTCCGGTGGCGAGTATCAGATGACGCCATGGCAGGTGCTGAAAGTACTGTTTGGTCAGGGTGAAGGCATTGAGAACATGGTCATCTGGCAGTGGCGCATGCCTCGGGCCGTGGCCGCATTGCTCTTTGGGGCGGCCTTGGCTCTCTCCGGCGCGGTCTTCCAATCATTGACCCGGAACCCCTTGGGATCTCCGGACATCATTGGTTTTTCCACCGGTGCTTACACCGGCGCGCTGATCACGCTTACGGTGCTCGGCGGTGGATTTGTTGCCACCAGTTTGGGAGCTCTGACCGGTGGATTGCTTACCGCGCTCTTGGTGTACCTGTTGGCTTGGCGTAACGGTACCGCAGGGTTCAGATTGATTCTTGTGGGCATCGGTATATCTTCGGTGCTGGCCTCGTTCAACCATTTTTTGGTGCTCCGCGCAGAACTTGATGTGGCCATGGCCGCCGCCGTCTGGGGGGCCGGAACCCTGAACGGATTGACCTGGCAGTCGGTAACCCCAGTCGGAATTCTTGTGGTGCTGGTGTCAGCGCTACTCTTAGCTAACTCGTCGCAGCTTCGAATGCTGCAGCTAGGTGATGACCTGTGCCGGGCGCTGGGCATGCGGGTAGAACGCACCAAATTGTTATTGGTCGTGCTGGCGGTGTTCCTTGTTGCCGCGGTGACATCTCTGGCCGGTCCGATTGCCTTTGTCGCCTTGGTAGCCCCACAAATTGCTCGTCGCCTCGCCGGAAGTGCCGGACTGCAACTAGTTCCTACGGCACTTGTTGGAGCACTATTGCTTGCGTCCAGTGATCTATTGGCCCAGCGCTTGTTCGCCCCGGTGCAATTACCGGTGGGCGTGGTCACCGTCTGCTTTGGCGGTCTGTACCTGATCTATTTGCTGAACCGACGAACAACGAAGGTGTAG
- a CDS encoding FecCD family ABC transporter permease, which translates to MILLLLVLVSLAIGSRALPIDVVIQALTDTEATVERSIVVESRLPRAILAVLAGLGLGISGVLAQSLTRNPLAEPGILGVNAGASLAIVVSVGFLGVQGFNGYVLFAFLGALLTTAVVYLVGMPRPGSSDPVRLVLSGVAIGAVLTGVGTALSLVKPQAFDQLRAWTIGSLQGRDSSIVLTLAGCLLVGVLVAASCARSLDTLALGEDSARSLGTNVGRTRILVLLAITILAGASTAAVGAIGFIGLMAPHAARRLAGAHTGWIMAFTALIAPMLLLCADMLGRVMLPGELQAGVVAAFLGAPLLIMIARGRKAVAL; encoded by the coding sequence GTGATCTTGCTGTTGTTAGTTTTGGTATCTCTGGCTATCGGATCACGAGCCTTGCCCATCGATGTGGTGATACAGGCGCTGACTGATACGGAAGCCACCGTGGAGCGCAGCATCGTTGTTGAGTCTCGACTGCCGCGGGCCATACTGGCTGTACTTGCAGGACTGGGCTTGGGAATTTCTGGGGTACTGGCGCAAAGCCTGACCCGCAACCCGTTAGCCGAACCCGGAATTCTCGGAGTTAACGCCGGAGCCTCTCTGGCCATTGTCGTTTCCGTAGGATTCCTCGGCGTGCAGGGTTTTAACGGGTACGTGCTCTTTGCCTTCCTCGGTGCGCTACTGACCACCGCCGTGGTTTATCTGGTGGGAATGCCCAGGCCCGGATCCAGTGATCCGGTGCGGCTAGTGCTTTCTGGTGTTGCTATCGGAGCGGTGCTCACCGGTGTAGGCACCGCGTTATCCCTGGTTAAACCACAGGCCTTTGATCAGTTGCGTGCATGGACCATCGGCTCCTTGCAGGGCCGCGATTCCTCAATTGTGCTGACCCTTGCCGGATGTCTTTTAGTCGGTGTCCTGGTGGCGGCCAGTTGCGCTCGTTCGCTAGATACCTTGGCGCTGGGCGAAGACAGCGCCCGTTCCCTGGGAACTAACGTGGGACGGACCCGAATACTGGTGCTGCTGGCCATCACGATACTGGCCGGGGCGTCCACGGCAGCGGTGGGTGCCATTGGATTTATCGGGTTAATGGCACCGCATGCGGCCCGGCGACTGGCCGGGGCACATACCGGATGGATCATGGCCTTTACCGCGCTGATCGCCCCGATGCTTTTGCTCTGCGCCGACATGCTCGGACGAGTGATGCTTCCCGGAGAACTGCAAGCCGGTGTTGTCGCGGCGTTCCTCGGGGCACCGTTGCTGATCATGATTGCTCGTGGACGTAAGGCGGTGGCCCTGTGA
- a CDS encoding ABC transporter substrate-binding protein, translated as MNFLKIGSMWRRTMISATALALVGLTAGCGASTTDTSSGNKDVAIGGEHFTTADEETAKFGSDAEAGQFPRTITHANGTTTLESKPQRVVVLDTGELDAVVSLGITPVGIPSTEGSSPIPSYLADKVKDAKTVGTIQELNLESIAALKPDLIIGSQLRADKLYSQLNDIAPTVFSIRPGFPWKENFLLAGEALGEETKAVETLNAYQDKATALGNDVQGDPEISLLRFMPEKIRLYANKSLIGVILNDAGLKRPDNQNIDDLAAEISAENLTDADSDWIFYTSYGTPEATGEKAAIEGPLWKQLKAVQNDQAIRVNDDVWFLGLGPTGASQILDDLRSYLVN; from the coding sequence GTGAATTTTCTGAAGATCGGCTCCATGTGGCGCCGCACCATGATTTCGGCTACCGCCCTTGCGCTAGTCGGCCTGACCGCCGGTTGCGGCGCGTCCACCACCGATACCAGCTCCGGCAATAAGGACGTTGCCATCGGCGGCGAACACTTCACCACCGCAGATGAAGAGACCGCCAAGTTCGGTTCCGACGCCGAAGCAGGCCAGTTCCCCCGCACCATCACCCACGCCAATGGCACCACCACCCTAGAATCCAAGCCTCAGCGCGTGGTGGTTCTAGATACCGGTGAATTAGATGCCGTGGTCTCCTTGGGCATCACCCCGGTGGGCATTCCTTCCACCGAGGGTTCCAGCCCGATCCCTAGCTACCTGGCCGATAAGGTCAAGGATGCCAAGACCGTGGGCACCATTCAGGAACTGAACCTGGAATCCATCGCGGCACTCAAACCAGACCTAATCATTGGTTCTCAGCTGCGTGCCGATAAGCTCTACTCCCAGCTCAACGACATTGCACCAACCGTGTTCTCGATTCGCCCAGGCTTCCCATGGAAGGAAAACTTCCTGCTTGCCGGTGAAGCACTCGGCGAAGAAACCAAGGCAGTAGAAACCCTGAACGCTTATCAGGACAAGGCCACCGCCCTGGGCAATGACGTGCAGGGAGATCCTGAGATTTCACTGCTGCGCTTCATGCCAGAGAAGATTCGCCTCTACGCCAACAAGTCACTGATTGGTGTCATCCTGAACGATGCCGGGCTCAAGCGTCCAGATAACCAGAACATTGATGACCTGGCCGCGGAAATTTCCGCAGAGAACCTGACCGACGCTGACTCGGACTGGATCTTCTACACCTCCTACGGAACCCCTGAGGCGACCGGCGAAAAGGCCGCGATCGAGGGCCCACTGTGGAAGCAGCTCAAGGCCGTGCAGAATGATCAGGCCATTCGCGTGAACGACGACGTCTGGTTCCTGGGCCTCGGCCCAACTGGCGCCTCGCAGATCCTGGATGATCTGCGTAGCTACCTCGTCAATTAA
- a CDS encoding carbonic anhydrase yields the protein MPQPIDSVVNTSATSRRKLIAGATGLLALARLSACANEKTVQAATAKHVSAPKTSDDVLIELTEGNKRFVAGQVQRPNQDSHRRDEQAEHQSPFALVHGCVDSRVTPEMLFDKGIGDLFVTRTAGAVLDDTLVGSMEFAVSAPYSVPLLVILGHTACGAVTGTLKAMEANPEDPALPGEMDDFAEQIAPVARRQKVSGFGSEAVDQVVKANALAVARQLVERSAIISKAVEEKRTRIVPALYDLESGEVSWLEA from the coding sequence ATGCCACAACCCATTGACAGCGTCGTCAACACCAGCGCAACCAGCCGCAGAAAGCTGATTGCTGGTGCGACCGGCCTGCTAGCGCTCGCAAGACTCAGCGCCTGCGCGAACGAGAAAACCGTACAAGCCGCCACCGCCAAACACGTCTCCGCTCCCAAGACCTCAGACGATGTGCTCATAGAACTCACCGAAGGCAATAAGAGATTCGTTGCAGGGCAGGTGCAGCGCCCAAACCAGGATTCGCATCGGCGTGATGAGCAGGCCGAACACCAGAGCCCCTTCGCCTTGGTCCACGGGTGCGTGGACTCGCGAGTCACCCCGGAGATGCTTTTCGACAAGGGGATCGGAGACCTCTTTGTCACCAGGACCGCGGGTGCGGTCCTGGATGACACCCTGGTGGGCAGCATGGAGTTCGCCGTTTCCGCGCCCTACTCGGTGCCCCTTCTGGTCATCCTCGGTCACACCGCCTGCGGCGCGGTGACCGGAACCCTCAAGGCCATGGAAGCCAACCCGGAGGATCCCGCGTTGCCCGGCGAAATGGATGATTTCGCAGAACAGATCGCTCCGGTAGCCCGTCGCCAGAAGGTTTCGGGATTCGGCAGCGAGGCGGTGGACCAAGTGGTGAAAGCTAATGCGCTCGCCGTTGCCAGGCAACTCGTGGAACGCTCGGCGATCATCAGCAAAGCTGTGGAGGAGAAGCGAACCCGTATCGTTCCGGCTCTCTATGACCTGGAATCCGGGGAAGTGAGCTGGCTGGAAGCATAG
- a CDS encoding TetR/AcrR family transcriptional regulator, giving the protein MELGTVQQAAVSCFAQRGFAATGIRELGSAVGLNSATLYHYVGGKEELLVGIIKNCLNSMIDGARQVLATSNDPTTQLALLVAFHVGFTATNPKTSRVAEHEMRALTAENAAQMQGLRDEYEQLFAQVLQAGATQGVFSTVDLGITRLAMMEMGTGASHWYRRDGRLSLPQVQLNFIALAMRMLAVSNEAPLASKDLPTPPNIASEPEVKD; this is encoded by the coding sequence TTGGAACTGGGAACAGTCCAGCAAGCGGCGGTCTCTTGCTTCGCGCAACGAGGCTTTGCCGCCACCGGAATCCGTGAACTCGGTTCCGCCGTGGGTCTGAATTCAGCCACGCTCTATCACTATGTCGGCGGCAAAGAAGAACTACTGGTAGGCATCATCAAAAATTGCCTGAACTCCATGATCGACGGTGCCCGTCAGGTCCTGGCCACCAGCAATGACCCCACTACACAACTGGCCCTACTCGTCGCCTTCCACGTCGGCTTCACCGCCACCAACCCCAAAACCTCGCGCGTCGCCGAACATGAAATGCGCGCCTTGACCGCCGAAAATGCGGCGCAAATGCAGGGCCTACGTGATGAGTACGAACAACTCTTTGCCCAGGTCCTTCAAGCAGGCGCAACGCAGGGCGTGTTTAGCACTGTGGATCTGGGCATCACCAGGCTAGCCATGATGGAAATGGGCACCGGAGCCTCCCACTGGTACCGCCGGGACGGCCGGCTCTCATTACCGCAAGTCCAACTGAACTTCATCGCCCTAGCCATGCGCATGCTCGCGGTGTCCAACGAAGCGCCACTGGCCAGCAAAGACCTTCCCACACCCCCGAACATCGCCAGCGAACCTGAAGTGAAGGACTGA
- a CDS encoding carboxyl transferase domain-containing protein has protein sequence MDPTEFELNAKANAPLLAELQQRLARAELGGSEKSRNRHKDRGKLLPRERVDQLLDEGSPFLEIAPLAAEDMYDGASPAAGMIAGIGMVHSRHVMIIANDATVKGGTYFPMTVKKHLRAQEIALENRLPCIYLVDSGGAFLPMQDEVFPGREHFGRIFFNQAQLSAKKIPQLAAVLGSCTAGGAYVPAMSDESVIVRNQGTIFLGGPPLVKAAIGEVVTAEELGGGELHAKTSGVVDHLAENDEHALMIIRDIVATLPPNPTPAWDITSAVTEPLYPASELAGIVPVDVNAPYDVHEVIARLVDGSKFHEFKAEYGTTLVTGFAQIHGHQVGIIANNGVLFSESAVKGAHFIELCDQRGIPLLFLQNLAGFMVGRDYEADGIAKHGAKMVTSVATARVPKLTVIIGGSFGAGNYSMCGRAYSPRFLWMWPNARISVMGGNQASSVLSTVKRDGLEAAGETWSAEEEERFKAPIREQYETQGNPYYSTARLWDDGVIDPAETRRVLGLALDVCARTPLPETSFGLFRM, from the coding sequence CTGGATCCCACGGAATTTGAGCTCAACGCCAAAGCCAATGCACCACTACTCGCCGAATTACAGCAACGCCTTGCCCGCGCCGAGCTCGGTGGATCCGAAAAATCCCGTAACCGTCACAAGGATCGCGGCAAGCTACTGCCCCGCGAGCGCGTGGATCAACTCCTTGATGAGGGATCGCCCTTCCTCGAAATCGCGCCCTTGGCCGCCGAAGACATGTACGACGGGGCCAGCCCGGCAGCCGGCATGATCGCCGGCATCGGAATGGTGCACTCCCGGCACGTCATGATCATCGCCAACGACGCGACCGTCAAAGGCGGAACCTACTTCCCGATGACCGTAAAAAAGCATTTACGCGCTCAAGAAATCGCCCTAGAGAATCGCCTGCCCTGCATCTATTTGGTGGATTCTGGAGGCGCATTTTTACCCATGCAAGATGAAGTGTTCCCCGGCCGCGAGCACTTCGGTCGGATCTTCTTCAACCAGGCACAGCTCTCCGCCAAGAAAATTCCGCAGCTGGCTGCAGTCCTTGGATCCTGCACCGCAGGAGGCGCCTACGTGCCAGCAATGAGCGATGAGAGTGTCATTGTGCGCAACCAGGGCACCATCTTCTTAGGCGGCCCACCCCTGGTCAAGGCCGCCATCGGTGAAGTGGTCACCGCCGAAGAACTCGGCGGAGGCGAACTGCATGCGAAGACTTCCGGGGTGGTAGATCATCTGGCCGAAAATGATGAGCACGCGTTGATGATCATCCGCGACATCGTTGCCACCCTGCCACCAAACCCTACCCCGGCCTGGGACATCACCTCAGCGGTCACCGAACCACTGTATCCCGCCAGCGAATTAGCCGGCATTGTCCCGGTGGATGTGAACGCGCCCTATGATGTGCACGAGGTCATCGCTCGACTGGTCGATGGCAGCAAATTCCATGAATTCAAAGCCGAATACGGCACCACCCTGGTCACCGGGTTCGCGCAGATCCACGGCCACCAGGTGGGCATCATTGCCAATAATGGGGTGCTCTTCTCCGAATCCGCGGTGAAGGGTGCACACTTTATCGAGCTCTGCGATCAGCGGGGCATCCCCCTACTGTTTTTGCAGAACCTCGCCGGTTTCATGGTGGGCCGCGACTATGAGGCCGATGGCATTGCCAAACACGGAGCCAAAATGGTCACCTCCGTAGCCACCGCCCGAGTACCCAAGCTGACGGTCATCATCGGCGGTTCCTTCGGCGCCGGCAACTACTCGATGTGTGGCCGCGCCTACTCCCCACGCTTCTTGTGGATGTGGCCCAATGCGCGCATCTCAGTCATGGGTGGCAACCAAGCCTCCTCGGTGCTATCCACGGTCAAACGTGACGGGCTAGAAGCGGCCGGAGAAACCTGGAGCGCCGAAGAGGAAGAACGCTTCAAGGCTCCGATTCGTGAACAGTACGAAACCCAGGGCAACCCGTACTATTCCACCGCACGTTTATGGGACGACGGGGTGATCGATCCGGCCGAGACTCGCCGCGTGCTCGGCTTGGCCCTCGATGTCTGTGCCCGCACCCCACTGCCAGAGACCAGTTTTGGTCTCTTCCGGATGTAG